GAAACACGATCGTAAAAAAGATTTTCAGCATGCCTGCGCCATCTATTCTTGCGGCTTCTTCAAGCTCTTTCGGAATGGTCGAACGGATGAAGCCAGAATACAAGAATACCGTTAATGGCATATAAGCCGCTGTATTGATCAAAATGGCGATGGCGTGGGTATTGACCATTCCGGCATCCACCACCATTCGGTACAGAGGCACCATCGATGTTAATGGAGGGATGATCATGATGGAAATCAGCAAGACGAAAACGGCTCTATTCAGCTTCGTTTCCCGCCGGGCAAGCGGGTAGGCGGCAAGAGAGCCGAATATTATTAACAGCAAGGCAGAAAAACCTGTGATGATGATGGTGTTCATAAAAGAGTTTGCTAACGAAGCGCGCTCCCACGCTTCTGAAAAATTGTGAAAGGAGATGTCAGCTGGAAACAGCCATTTTGAACTGTAGTCTCCTTTTGCTTTTAATGAAGTAGTCAGAAGGATGTAAAAAGGAATAAAATGCGCACAGGCCACTATGGCGGCAAGAATCGTAATCATCCGCAATTTTTTTGAACGGACTGCATTCATGACATTTCCGTCTCCTTTCTTTTAAAGTACGCAAGCGCGCAGAAGCTGATGATCAAAATAACAAATGCCATAAATATGCCTTGTGTTGCGGCATAGCCGGCATCCTGCCGTTTGAAGTACAAATCATACATAAACGTGGACATGGATTGCGACGCATTTCCGGGGCCGCCTGCGGTAAGAGCGATAATGACATCAAACAGCTTTAAGCCTCCGATAATGTTGATGACCATATTAATTGTGATCGAGGGCATTAACAGCGGCAGCGTAA
The Bacillus vallismortis genome window above contains:
- a CDS encoding carbohydrate ABC transporter permease → MNAVRSKKLRMITILAAIVACAHFIPFYILLTTSLKAKGDYSSKWLFPADISFHNFSEAWERASLANSFMNTIIITGFSALLLIIFGSLAAYPLARRETKLNRAVFVLLISIMIIPPLTSMVPLYRMVVDAGMVNTHAIAILINTAAYMPLTVFLYSGFIRSTIPKELEEAARIDGAGMLKIFFTIVFPLLKPITATICIISCVFIWNDYQFAIFFLQDQKVQTLTVAMAGFFGENANNLHLVAAAALMAMLPMVILFLALQKYFIAGLSSGAVKG